ACGGTTGAGCCGCTCCTCGATCTGGACCGAATAGACTCTGGTTTCCTGGCGATAGTCGGTGATCGAATCGCCGAACGTCACCAGCCGGAGCACCTTGCCGCTAGCCATGATCGCGTCTCCTGAAGCCCCGGCCAGCATAATTCGGCGGCGATTGCGCGTCAATGCGATTGCCAGACCAACTGAGAAGCTCGAACGGCGGGTGAACCCGCGGCTTTGCCGCAGAACCTCCCGCCCTACAGGCGGGCCAGTTCCGCTTCGACTTCTTTGACGAGGGGGCCGATCGTCTGTTCCGAGAAGTCGAAGTTCAGTCCCGCCGCTGCGAACAGTTCCGGCAGCGGCCGCGAACCGCCCAGTGCCAGGGCTTTGCGGTAGTCGGCCAGCGCCGCCTGCCGATCTTGCCGCGCCCGGACCCAAAGCTGCAGCGCGCCCAACTGGGCGATCCCGTACTCGATGTAGTAGAACGGGTATTCGAAGATGTGCAGTTGGCGGTGCCAGT
The DNA window shown above is from Phycisphaerae bacterium and carries:
- a CDS encoding M3 family oligoendopeptidase; this encodes FQHWIYENPTHSRQERADKWVEVFDRFMGGVVDWTGLDEVKRYYWHRQLHIFEYPFYYIEYGIAQLGALQLWVRARQDRQAALADYRKALALGGSRPLPELFAAAGLNFDFSEQTIGPLVKEVEAELARL